Genomic segment of Opitutia bacterium:
CTTCTCGTCGGCGAGGGAATCGAGCTCGCTCTGGAGTTCGGTGAACTCGGCGTCGTAGTTCGCGAGGTCATCGGAATTCTTGGTCGGATCCTGGTAGAGCGTGTGGAGCTCGCCGAGGCGTTCGAGGACCTTGCCGGTCACCTTGAGCACGCCGTCTTGCGACTGCAGGAACGAGATCGAATTCGCGATGTTGGTGTTGGCCGCGCTGGAGCGCTTCGCGGCGGCGGACAATTTCATCGACACGGCGAGGCCGCCGGCGTCGTCCGCAGGATTGACGATCTTCGAGCCGCTCGAGAGGCGATTGAGGCTCTTTTGGAGCATTTCATTCGACGCGGCCAGGTTGTTCGACGCGACGGTCGCGGCGAAGTTGCTGTTGATGACAACTGACATGGTATCTTCCTTGATTTTAGATGCGACGTCCGTGTCGCATTCGGCCCCAGATTAGCGGTTCCAGGACGGACCGGCCTTGGTTTCTGATTCGCGGCAACAGAGGTAACGGCGCGCGAGGGGGAAAATTTAGCCGCCGACAAGCGGAAAAAATTTCCGGTGGTGTTTCGCGCGATCGCGTCGCGAAGAGGCTTTCACTCGGGAAACCGCGATTTCCACTGGTCAAAATTTGCCGGGCAAAATTTTTCTGCGGAACGCAGATTCATTTAACTTTTTGCCGGGACGGCCGATGAAGGTGTGGGGCAGTCCGCGCCTTTCACGCGGCGGCCCCGCGACACACTCCCATGGCCGGCATCAAAATCTCGAACCTCCTGCAGAACTCCGCTTTCGATTGGCAGGAAATCGTCACGAAGCTGATGGACGTGCAGCGCACCGCGACCATCAAGCCGGTCGAGGCGGAGGTCGCGAAGAACCAGGAAAAGACCACCGCCCTCGGCGAGATCAACACGCTCCTCGAGAACCTGAAGTCCGCTGCGCAGGCGATGCGCACCGACAACGTCTTTTCCCTGCGCTCGGTCTCCTCCGCCTCCAGCACCACCTGGTCCTCGACCTCGTCCAACGGCGCGGCGGTCGGCTCGTATACCTTCGACGTCACCCAGCTCGCCACGAGCGCGCGCCTCGCCGGCGCCGACAACATCGGCTCGTCCCTCTCCGCCACCGACGACGTTTCCGGCCTGACGGTGGCCAATCTCCGCACCGCCACCGCCGTGAAGGCCGGCACTTTCACCGTCAACGGCAATCAGGTCACCGTCGCCACCACCGATTCGCTCGAGGATGTCTTCGACGCCATCTCGACCGCCACCGGCGGCGCCGTGACCGCCAGCTACAGCGCGGCGACGGACAAGGTGACCCT
This window contains:
- a CDS encoding flagellin, whose translation is MSVVINSNFAATVASNNLAASNEMLQKSLNRLSSGSKIVNPADDAGGLAVSMKLSAAAKRSSAANTNIANSISFLQSQDGVLKVTGKVLERLGELHTLYQDPTKNSDDLANYDAEFTELQSELDSLADEK